The stretch of DNA ATCTCGTTCGATTCCGCTTGGCTCTCCGGAGCGCCAGCCTGCCCGGCATCTTCCCGGCCACGGCCGCCACGCCGGCGACGCCGGCCGCGCCAGCGACGCGCGCCCTGTTCATCGGTCTCGTCCTGCTGCCCTACTGCATCCGCAACCGAAGCCGGAATTACAGAGGACTCGATAGGGGCAGAAGGAACCGGAACCACCGGAAACTGCCCCTGCGGCTCAGCTTCTACGGGAGCTTGACGGCCATCCCGTCCATCCCGGCGCGGGCGCTGTTCCCGGTCCCCATTGCGATCCCCGCGCTGCTGTGCCTGCACAGGCGCTGGCTGCTGCCGAACCGTATTTCCCTGCGAAGCCGCTCGCTCTACCTCGTCCGTATCTTCCTGGTCTTCCATCTCCAGAAAGTCCGTAACGTAGAGAAACGCATCCCGCTCTAGGCCAATGTCCACAAATGCGGACTGCATGCCTGGCAAAACCCTTGTTACGCGGCCCTTGTAAACCGAACCCGCGAGTGTATATTCATTCTCCCGCTCGTAGTAAATCTCTGCGAGCTGATCATCTTCCAGAATCGCAAGCCGCGTTTCGTGCGGCGTACTGGAAATACAAATTTCCTTGGCCATGTTGCCTTTCTGTCCCACGGCATAAGCCTGCTGGAACCTGCGGCAAGGCCGACTGCGTCACACGAGCGGAAAACTGTTCCAGCTCGAAAGCACCGAATAGGAGGGGAGAAGTTGGAGGAAGCTGTTCGGGAAGATTTCCGGGCCACGTTAACCGAGGCGCTGGAGAAGAACCATTTGTACCGGCCTCATCGTCGAGGAACCCGCACGCGGTGTTCAAGGATACCCATTCACAGCAACTACTGAAGCTCAGAGAGTTTGTGGCCAACTCGAACCTCCCATACCGAGGGCGGGAGGACGATGCCGTTAAACCGCATGCAACGCTCCGAAACTGCTGCATCGAAACCGTTCCGCCAACGCCAGACGGCGAAGGGATTGCGGTTCCGGCGAGTTCCGTACCAACTTTTTCCGTGTTGGCAAAGCGCTGTACGTGGACTACCCGTCTCTGCGTGCTCATTCACCCAATCCTGCCGGGGCTGTTTGCAATCGAAACCTGCCGGCGAAGTGATTGATAATACTTGTCTTCCTGATTCAAACCGCGAACCGGAAGGAAAAACCTGATACAACCTGTGGAAATACCTAGTTCACAAAACGGCGCATGCGGACGTTCATAACCACACCCAGCGCCAGAAAGGTGAACAACACCGAAGACCCGCCGTAACTCATTAACGGTAAAGGAATTCCGGTGACTGGCATAAAACCGATGACCATGCCTACGTTGACCGCAATTTGAAAGGTCAACACGGCTACGACTCCCATAACCAGAAGCGAGCCGGACATGTCTGCGGCAGTTTGAGCGTTCTGAATCAAACGCATCAATATCACGAAGTATAGCAGCAGAACCAGAAACGCGCCGGTGAAGCCGTGCTCCTCGCTGAACGCGGCGAAAATGAAGTCCGCGTGAGGGATAGGCAGAAAATCCCCCTGCGTCTGCGAGCCCTGTTCCGCGCCCTTGCCCCACACCCCGCCCGACCCAACCGCGATCAGCGACTGGCGAATCTGGTATCCCGATCCGCGCGGATCATTATCCGGATTGATGAAGCTCGTCAGCCGGGCCTTCTGGTACGGCTTCAGAATCTTCCCGCTCGACCAGACCCCGACAATCGCCAGCAGACCCACCGTTCCCAGGATCGCGGCCTGCTTCCACTGAATCCCACCCAGAAAAAGCCCCGCCAGCAGAATCGGCGTATACGTCAGCGCAGTTCCAAGATCCGGCTGCATCAGCACCAGCACCATCGGCAATCCCACCAGCGCTATTGCCTTGAAAATCTCCGGCCAGCTCAGCCGTTTTCCGCCCAGATTGGCAAAGTACAGCGCCATCAGCACAATCAGCACCAGCTTGAACCACTCCGAAGGCTGAAAGCTGATCGGCCCCAGCTTCAACCATCGCTTCCCACCCAAAGCCCTGTGCCCAAAGAGTTTAACCGCCACCAGCGCCAGCAGGAAAAACCCGTAGAGATACCAAACGATATCCAGCAGCTTGTGGTAATCGATTTTCGCCATGATGAACATGGCGACGAGCCCGCCCGTAATCCAATAGAGCTGTTTGGTATGAAATCCCACATACCGCGTATGCAGCGTCGCCGAATAAATCTCAAACACCGAGATCGTGCACAGAACCAGCACCATGCCCAGCAACGGCCAGTCGAAATCCCGAAAGCTCAGGTACCGCCGCATCAGCGAATCACCCCGCGAAACCGCTCCGGCAGCCCTACCTCAGACTCCTGAAGCTTTCGCTCACCCGGCCCATTTCCAGAACCATCGCCTGATTGAATGAAGGGTACGGGCTTCAGCCCGTACATCAGATCAGCAGAAGCAACCGGGGCTTTAGCCCCTGAGGTCTGCGTTGCCTTCCCCGGCCCGCGATCTGGAAAAATTGAGTCACTCTCCTGCTGCAACCCCGTTCGCTGACTCGGCGTAATCTCAAACCGCCCGGCAGCCATCCGCGGTTCTCCGGATCCGTCACCTTTTCGCCCAGACTGCGTCTGCGGCACAGACCACACCGCCCCTACCTCGACCGGCGCGGTCGGTTTATTCGCCTGCAGCAGAAGATTCCCCTCCTGCCGACGCTTCTTGTTCACATACGCCGTAATCACCTGAGCCGCCAGCTTCGCCGACCCCGAACCCCAGTCGCCATGCTCCTGCAAAACGACAACTGCAATTTCCGGGTTACGCCGCGGAGCCATCCCCACAAACCAGGCATTCGGAGTCTTCGCTCCGCCCTTGTTGTGCGTGTCCCCGCCCGCAACTACCTGCGCCGTGCCCGTCTTGCCGGCGAAATCGATTCCCTCCAGATGCGCGCCCTCGGCCGTATGGTAAAGACCAGGTTGCGTTGCCTGCGCCATACCCTCCGTAACCGTCGTCCACGTATCGGGAGCCAATTCGACCTGTTTGTCGCCGGAACCGGGATACGTCTCCTGAACCGCCTGCTGAAATTGCGCCGGAACCTGCCCCGGCATCACCACACGCGGCCTCACCAGATGCCCATCCGAAGCAATCCCGCTCAGCGCCCTCAGCAGCTGAATCGGCGTAACATCCACCGCGCCCTGGCCAATTCCCACCGAGATCACCTCGCCCGCATACCATTTCTCATGGAAGGTCTTCATCTTCCACTGCGTCGAGGGCATCACACCCATCATCTCGCCCGGCAAATCGATCCCCGTCTTCGAGCCAATCCCCAGCGCAGTCGCATACTTGGCAATCGTGTCGATGCCGAGCCTCTGCGCCAGCGTATAAAAATACGTGTCGCACGACTCCGGAATCGCCTCATGGATACTCAAAAGCCCGTGGTGATGATCGCACTTGAAGAAATGCCCGTAAAAATCCGCGCCGCCCGAGCAGTTCACCTTCAGATTCTGCGCAATCCCCTCCTCAAGCCCGGCCACCGACATAATCACTTTGAACGTAGACCCCGGCGCAAGCTGATCCTGAATCGCCTTGTTCATCAGCGGATGATTCGGATCGGTAATCAGCTTGTTCCAGTCAGACCGGCCAATCCGGACCGCAAAAGCATTCGGATCGAAGCTCGGATGCGAAACCATCGCCAGAATCTCGCCATTGCGCGGATCCATCGCCACCAAAGCTCCATTGGCATCGCCCAGCGCCAGTTCCGCCGCCCGCTGAATATCAATATCGATGGTCAGCTTCAGATCCTGCCCCGGGGTCGCCAACTGAATGCCGCGCCGCCCCACCTCGCGGCCATGACTGTCCACAATCACGTCCATCGAGCCATCCTGCCCGCGCAGCAGCTCGTCGTAAGTCTCTTCGACACCAGCCTTGCCGACCACGTCCCCGGGCTCGTAGTAAGCAAACTTGGGATTATTCAGATCCTCTTCGCTCACCTCGCCCACGTACCCGATCAGGTGCGAAGCAAACCCATCCCGCGGATACAGCCGCCGCTCCTCGTCAATCGTTTCCAGCTCCGGAAGTTCGTTGCTGTGCGCCGCAATGAAAGCCTGCTCGTCCGGAGAAATATCCTGTTTGATCGGAATCGGCTGATACCCCGGCGCCAGCCGAAAGTGATGCAGCGTCGCCTGCAACTGCTCCAGGTCCAGATTCAACCCCTTTGCAATCAGCGGCAGATCGGCATCGATATCCCGGTTCTGCTCCCGCACAAGAAAGCACGAGACGGAAGGGTAGTTGTCGACCACCAGCCGCCCCTCGCGATCCAGCAGTTTGCCCCGCGCCGCCAGCACCGGCACCTTGCGGATACGATTCTGCTCCGCCAGCACCCTCCAACTATCGCCGCCCAGCACCTGCAAGCGCCACAATCCACCCACCAGCACCAGCATCATGATTAAAATGCCGTACTGCACCGCGGTCAGTTTCAGCGCCGGCAGCTTCTCATCGCGATTCACCTTGTCAATTGCCATAAAACCCAGCTTTCAGCCACTAGCCGCCAGCTACTAGCTTATCTGCTTCGGCGCCCCAACACTGTTGACTCCGCAGTTGCCTTTTCGTTGGCTCGTAGCCAGAAGCCGGGTGCCCTACCCTCGCCGAGTCGTTGTTTTTCCGGCTAGAGTGGGGGACCCGCAAAATCCAGCCGCCAACCTAATCCCGCATCTGCGTCCGGTCCAGCAAGGGAAACAGCACCAGCCCGATCACACCATTGCCCGCCGCCCGCAACACCTCTTCCAGCCAATTCGACTGCCAGTCCAACCCCAACAAAATATGGACGACAAACAGAACCAGCGCGCTCGAAAGCAGCGTAAAGGCAAAATTCAGCACCATCCGGATGAAATTGTTCTCCACCACGATCCGGATGCCGATCGAAGCCGCCAGAAAACCCACCACCGTATTCGCGATCCCATGAATCCCGATCGCACCCTGCGTCAGGCCATCCTGCGCCATGCCCAAAACCGCGCCCAGCAGCGTCCCGTGAATCGGACTCCTCCGGTTGAGCGCAAAGTAGATGGTCACCAGCAGCGGCAGATCCATATACGCAAAGCGCCCGAGCACCCGCGGTAGCCAGGCCTGAAGCACCAGCGCCACCAGCGGCACCAGCAAATAAACGAGCAGCGGATAGCGCCGAATCTCCAGATCGCGCCGATAACCAGGGATAAGACCTTGCACGCCTATTGGGTCCTCCCCGAATTCTGCGGCGTCTTGGATGCCTGCTTCGGCTTGGAACCAGACGTCCCGTTATCTTCCCCAGAAGCACCCGAATTCGTGTCCTGATTCGTATCCGAACCAGCCGCTCCCGGCGTAAACCGATCCGGATGCGCCGCCGGCAAAGGCTTCGCAGTCGCCGGAACCGTCGGCGTCGGCGCAACCGGCTTCCCATCCGGCCCCACCTTCGGAGCCGCAGCCGCAGGCGCATTCGGGTCCTGCAACCCCGGCAGCCGCTCTTCCATCTCCGCCGCGGCCTTCTTGCGCTCCGCTTCCGCAGCAGCCTCCGCCGCCACTACCGCGCCCTTCAGATCCTCGCTCGTCGCCAGATCCGCCTTCTGCTGCGCCGAAAGATGCGCATCCAACGAAGTAATCACCAGCACCTCGTCCAGATGCTGCAAATTCGCCGCCGGAGTCACGATCACATTGATGAACGCACCCCGCTCCGCATCGCGCACTACCTTTTCGACCACCCCAACCGGCAGCCCGCGCGGAAAAATCTGATCCCCGCCCGCCGTCAGCACCCGCTCACCCGGCTGAATCCGCGAATCCGCCAATATATTGATCACCTGCGGCTGCCCCATCGCATTGCCGCGCAAAATGCCGCGAATCCGCGTCTTTTCCAGCACCACTCCAGCCCCGCTCGTCTGGTCGTTGATCACCAGCACCTGCGCCGAGTGCGGAAAAACATCGCGCACCTTGCCGACAATCCCGTCGCCCGTGATCACCGCCATATCCGGCGCCAGCCCGTCCGCCGAACCCTTGTCCAGATAGATCACATGCGACTGCATGCTCCCGCTCGTCCCAATCACCTGCGCCGCAACCGTCGCGTACGCATAGCTCTCGCGAAACTTCACCAGTTCCTGCAGCCGCTGCCCCTGCAAGGCATCCTCATGCAGCTCCGCCTGCTCCAGCCGCAGCCGGTCAATCGTCTGCAGTAGCTGCCTGTTCTCATCCCTGGTATGGCGCAGGTCAACATACTCGTTCCACAGCCCGCCCAAACCCTCCGACGAACCATGCATCAGCCGCTCAAACGGCGTCACCATCCCTGCCGCCCACAGCCGAATCACCAACACTCCGCGCCCATCCTTCGCCGAATGCACCGCCGGGCCACCCGGCACATTCGCCGCCACCGGCACAGGCCTGCGCACCTGCACCGCAAGCCCCATCATCTGCAGCAGCAAAGCCGCCAGCAGCACGATCAGGTTGCGATACCGGCTGAAAAACGATTCCATAGAGTCGTTCTTAATCGATTTTGATCTTGCGCAGCAGCCGGAAGTCGGACAGCATCTTGCCCGTTCCCAGCACCACCGAGGCCAGCGGATCGTCCGCCACCGAAACCGGAAGCCCGGTCTCCTCGCGAATCCTCTTGTCGAGGTTCTTAATCAACGCTCCGCCGCCCGTCAGCACAATCCCGCGGTCCGAAATATCCGCCGAAAGCTCCGGCGGCGTCCGCTCCAGCGCCACGCGAATCGCATTCACAATCACCGAAATGCATTCCGCCAGCGATTCGCGAATCTCGGTATCGTCAATCGTGATCGTCTTCGGCACGCCCTCAATCAGATTGCGCCCCTTGATCTCCATCGTCAGCGGCTTGTCCAGCACATACGCCGACCCGATCTCGATCTTGATCTGCTCCGCCGTCCGCTCGCCAATCAGCAGATTGTATTTCCGCTTCAGATAATTGGTGATCGCCTCGTCCATCTGGTTCCCGGCCATTCGGACCGACCGCGAATACACAATGCCCGACAGCGAAATCACCGCAATGTCGCTGGTCCCGCCGCCAATGTCGACGACCATGTTCCCGTAGGCCTCGGTAATCGGCAACCCCGCGCCAATCGCCGCCACCATCGCCTGCTCCACGAGATAAACCTCGCTGGCCTTCGCGCGATACGCCGAATCCTCCACCGCGCGCTTTTCCACCTGCGTAATCTCCGAAGGCACGCCAATCACAATCCGCGGATGCACCAGCATCTTCCGGTTATGCGCCTTCTGGATGAAGTAGTTCAGCATCTTCTCGGTGACCTTGAAGTCGGCAATGACGCCGTCCTTCATCGGCTTGATGGCCACAATATTGCCAGGCGTCCGGCCCAGCATGTCCTTGGCCTCTTTGCCCACGGCCTCCACCTCGCCGGTGTTCTTGTTGATGGCCACTATGGAGGGCTCATTGACAACAATGCCCTTGCCGGCGGCGTACACCAGTGTGTTGGCAGTGCCAAGATCGATCGCCAGGTCGCTCGAAAACATGCTGAACAGGGAGCGAAGACCGTGCGAACGCGAAGGACGCGAGGGATAACCGTTCGATGACATTCTTGAATAAACTCTCTACGCCTTATTGTACGGCCATAAAGTCATCAGCGCGGACGGTGGAAAATCATACCAAATCGCGGTAACCAATCCACCAACTCCACCCTCCCAACCAGACCAATCGCGGGAACAAAGCCCGACGCCCAAAACCAGAGCGGCGGAAACCCATCAGAGTAGGTTCCCGCCTGCCCGGTTGTTGGTTGTTGGCAATGACCGATTTCTTAGTTGCCCGTACCCGCCAGCGTTACCGATTGCGGAGACAAAGCTCCACTATCGGAAATGCTCAGAGTAGCCTTGTAAGCTGCTGCTGCCGCCGGGTGAAAGGCCACATACACCACGCAACTCGCCGCCGGAGCCAGCGTCGCGCCGCAGGTATTCAGCTCCTCAAAGTCCGTCGGATTGGTCCCCGTCAGCGTAATTGAGGTCAAGGTCAACGTAGCCGTTCCGCCATTGGTCAGCGTCACAGCCTGCGCCGCGGAAGTGGTTCCGTGAGTCGTCGTCGGGAAGCTCAGGCTGGTCGTACTCAGCTTGACCGAGGGTGCCGTGGTTCCAGTTCCCGTCAGCGTCACCTTCTGCGGAGAGCCGGTGGCATTGTCCGTCACGCTGAGAGTTCCCGAAAGTGCCGCCGCCGAAACCGGCTTGAACGCCACAT from Acidicapsa acidisoli encodes:
- a CDS encoding rod shape-determining protein, whose amino-acid sequence is MSSNGYPSRPSRSHGLRSLFSMFSSDLAIDLGTANTLVYAAGKGIVVNEPSIVAINKNTGEVEAVGKEAKDMLGRTPGNIVAIKPMKDGVIADFKVTEKMLNYFIQKAHNRKMLVHPRIVIGVPSEITQVEKRAVEDSAYRAKASEVYLVEQAMVAAIGAGLPITEAYGNMVVDIGGGTSDIAVISLSGIVYSRSVRMAGNQMDEAITNYLKRKYNLLIGERTAEQIKIEIGSAYVLDKPLTMEIKGRNLIEGVPKTITIDDTEIRESLAECISVIVNAIRVALERTPPELSADISDRGIVLTGGGALIKNLDKRIREETGLPVSVADDPLASVVLGTGKMLSDFRLLRKIKID
- the mrdA gene encoding penicillin-binding protein 2 — encoded protein: MAIDKVNRDEKLPALKLTAVQYGILIMMLVLVGGLWRLQVLGGDSWRVLAEQNRIRKVPVLAARGKLLDREGRLVVDNYPSVSCFLVREQNRDIDADLPLIAKGLNLDLEQLQATLHHFRLAPGYQPIPIKQDISPDEQAFIAAHSNELPELETIDEERRLYPRDGFASHLIGYVGEVSEEDLNNPKFAYYEPGDVVGKAGVEETYDELLRGQDGSMDVIVDSHGREVGRRGIQLATPGQDLKLTIDIDIQRAAELALGDANGALVAMDPRNGEILAMVSHPSFDPNAFAVRIGRSDWNKLITDPNHPLMNKAIQDQLAPGSTFKVIMSVAGLEEGIAQNLKVNCSGGADFYGHFFKCDHHHGLLSIHEAIPESCDTYFYTLAQRLGIDTIAKYATALGIGSKTGIDLPGEMMGVMPSTQWKMKTFHEKWYAGEVISVGIGQGAVDVTPIQLLRALSGIASDGHLVRPRVVMPGQVPAQFQQAVQETYPGSGDKQVELAPDTWTTVTEGMAQATQPGLYHTAEGAHLEGIDFAGKTGTAQVVAGGDTHNKGGAKTPNAWFVGMAPRRNPEIAVVVLQEHGDWGSGSAKLAAQVITAYVNKKRRQEGNLLLQANKPTAPVEVGAVWSVPQTQSGRKGDGSGEPRMAAGRFEITPSQRTGLQQESDSIFPDRGPGKATQTSGAKAPVASADLMYGLKPVPFIQSGDGSGNGPGERKLQESEVGLPERFRGVIR
- the rodA gene encoding rod shape-determining protein RodA, whose product is MRRYLSFRDFDWPLLGMVLVLCTISVFEIYSATLHTRYVGFHTKQLYWITGGLVAMFIMAKIDYHKLLDIVWYLYGFFLLALVAVKLFGHRALGGKRWLKLGPISFQPSEWFKLVLIVLMALYFANLGGKRLSWPEIFKAIALVGLPMVLVLMQPDLGTALTYTPILLAGLFLGGIQWKQAAILGTVGLLAIVGVWSSGKILKPYQKARLTSFINPDNDPRGSGYQIRQSLIAVGSGGVWGKGAEQGSQTQGDFLPIPHADFIFAAFSEEHGFTGAFLVLLLYFVILMRLIQNAQTAADMSGSLLVMGVVAVLTFQIAVNVGMVIGFMPVTGIPLPLMSYGGSSVLFTFLALGVVMNVRMRRFVN
- the mreC gene encoding rod shape-determining protein MreC translates to MESFFSRYRNLIVLLAALLLQMMGLAVQVRRPVPVAANVPGGPAVHSAKDGRGVLVIRLWAAGMVTPFERLMHGSSEGLGGLWNEYVDLRHTRDENRQLLQTIDRLRLEQAELHEDALQGQRLQELVKFRESYAYATVAAQVIGTSGSMQSHVIYLDKGSADGLAPDMAVITGDGIVGKVRDVFPHSAQVLVINDQTSGAGVVLEKTRIRGILRGNAMGQPQVINILADSRIQPGERVLTAGGDQIFPRGLPVGVVEKVVRDAERGAFINVIVTPAANLQHLDEVLVITSLDAHLSAQQKADLATSEDLKGAVVAAEAAAEAERKKAAAEMEERLPGLQDPNAPAAAAPKVGPDGKPVAPTPTVPATAKPLPAAHPDRFTPGAAGSDTNQDTNSGASGEDNGTSGSKPKQASKTPQNSGRTQ
- the mreD gene encoding rod shape-determining protein MreD, with amino-acid sequence MQGLIPGYRRDLEIRRYPLLVYLLVPLVALVLQAWLPRVLGRFAYMDLPLLVTIYFALNRRSPIHGTLLGAVLGMAQDGLTQGAIGIHGIANTVVGFLAASIGIRIVVENNFIRMVLNFAFTLLSSALVLFVVHILLGLDWQSNWLEEVLRAAGNGVIGLVLFPLLDRTQMRD